From Tursiops truncatus isolate mTurTru1 chromosome 13, mTurTru1.mat.Y, whole genome shotgun sequence:
TCCCTGTCCACAGGACAGCCAGGAACATAAGATCATCCTCTATGAGAACCCCAACTTCACAGGGAAGAAGATGGAGGTGATAGACGATGATGTGCCCAGCTTCCACGCCCACGGCTACCAGGAGAAGGTGTCTTCTGTGCGGGTGCAGAGTGGCACGTGAGTGCACAGCCAGCCCTGGCTCGCCCCGCCCCAGGAGTCCAGACCCTGGGCTGCTAAGTCCTGCTCTGTCCTGAACTCTGGGGATCTTAGACATTCCTGATCTCAGTCTTCTCATTGGAAAACGGGCGTTGAAATCATCAGCCTACACATGGCTTTCAGCCCCTGAAGTTCCATCCTGATCTGCCTTTTGGGCAACACCCTACCTCTGGAGGAGAGAAACCTTGGCCTTAACCTCAGCCCCAAAGAGCAGGACAGTaaatggtggggggggggcagggtaaggcagagatggggggggGTGTAGGGGGGAGCAGAAGCTGGGAATGAGTTGAGTGGTCTTAAcagagctgggagaggcaggaagtcCAGCCAGTGCTGGCCTTTGACTGCATGAGTTCCTGAGGTTGGAAATAGGAGGGATCCTTCTCCACCAAGTTAAACTTCGGCACATAAACCTCAACCATCAGCATTGGGGAATTTCTCAGTGTGAAAAGTTTGGTTTCCACGGGGAGTCTGACGATGGGCTTtgggcagtggtgtgctggggaCGGCTTGTACCAGCTTGCAAAAGCTGACTGTTAACTTTTCAGAATTTACGCGAGCTGGTTATTTCATCATTGGCAACTTGAAATGAGCCATCATGAAGTATTTACACCTCAGAAATTGGAGAATGTTACAAATCAAGactttgccccccccccccaagagaGCTAGTTTACCAACACATGCTGGCTTTCTGGGGCTTGTCAAACTCTTAGAGCGTGCAAGGTTCTGTATTCATGTTCCCCTCCATTTactcgtttattcattcattgattcaattTGTCGAGTGACGTCATATGCCAGGCACCGTGTTAAGTCATCAGTAAGTCAAGGTGGGTTAAACAGACCTGGCCTCTGCCTGTGTGGCTAGCGGTCTGGTTGCGGACAACTGTTAATAGTTTAGGAATCCACACGAATCTGGCCTCCTTCCCCGAGGAAGGCACTCTTGAGCTGAGATCTCAAGAAAGTAGGTATTATAGAGGTAAAGAGAAGGAAGGACATCCCAGACGGTgagaacagcacatgcaaaggtcctgtggtggGAGGAGCCTGGTGAGTCTGATTGGGCTCTACAAGGGACGGAGTGGCTGTGCTGCAGAGATATAGGGGCCCAAGGCTGAGAAGCAGAGCTAGAGGTGTCCACAGGGGCTGGATGGGCAGGTCCATGTGGGCCAGGACTGTGATGCTTTCTGGGGAGAAGACTGTAATGGTCATCAGGTACTCAGAGTGAGTGACCCCTAAATGGTGATGGCTTCAAAGGGTGGAGGGATCATGGAGGGCTCCTGGGACCTAGCCTGCTGTCCTTTGGCCTTGCCAGGGGTTGGGTTAAGAGGCCTGTCTTCTTCTAAGCTTAAGTGAGCTTGAGATCACCCCTTCCTCTGAACCCAGTGTCAGGCCTTCAGTTAAAAGTTGCTTCTGGAGATAGTGAGCTCCCCATCAAGGGAAGGAAGATAGCAGAGGCTGGTCCCAGGAAGGGTGGGGGTGTACCTGCTCAACACCCAGTTAGTGTGAAATGATTGGGAGGCCCCACCCTTCCTAGTGGCTAAACaattccctccctctgtctccatcTGCATCTCCTGTCTCCCCACGTCCCCTCTTCCCACGTCTGGCCCTGCAGGTGGGTCGGCTACCAGTACCCCGGCTACCGCGGGCTGCAGTACCTGCTGGAGAAGGGTGATTACAAGGACAGCGGCGACTTCGgggccccccagccccaggtgcAGTCCGTGCGCCGCATCCGTGACATGCAGTGGCACCAGCGAGGCACCTTCCACCCCTCCAACTAGTGCcccccatttcctccttcccagggGCCTGGCCAGCTGCCCAGGATCCCACCAGACATCCTGGCGAGTGAATAAAGTGTGACTTGCAACTTGTCCGCAGCAGTGTCTTTTATCCCCCGTGGGAGCCGGGGTGCTGCGTGCACTTATCCCCGTGGGAGCCGGGGTGCTGCGTGtagtgtgtgcgcgcgtgcgtgcacTTGTAtgaaagacagagacacagaaagacgAGAGAACCAGAAAGTGACTGGGTGAGGGGTGGGCAACCTCTTCGAGAATTTTCAGCTCTGCAGCtgctgagctgtgtgaccttgggcacattgtccgacctctctgagcctccacctGACTTACAACCCTCTTGACCCCATGAGCGGCTGGCTTGGCTGACCGCTCAGTCCTTCTTGTGTGGTTGCTGAGCAGTCGCTCGAGGGCACGTGATGGATGTTCCAGCCCTTAAAAATGTATCCACTGCCTGCCATTCCCACAGAATTGCCTTATCACCTTGAACCTGGGAGTTTTCTTAGATCTGCCCAGCAGAGCTCCAAACCCTGCCATCCCCACTCCATCCCAGAGAGAGGTCACAATGACCTGTTTGTAGGTTT
This genomic window contains:
- the CRYBB2 gene encoding beta-crystallin B2; the protein is MASDHQTPAGKPQPLNPKIIIFEQENFQGHSHELNGPCPNLKETGVEKAGSVLVQAGPWVGYEQANCKGEQFVFEKGEYPRWDSWTSSRRTDSLSSLRPIKVDSQEHKIILYENPNFTGKKMEVIDDDVPSFHAHGYQEKVSSVRVQSGTWVGYQYPGYRGLQYLLEKGDYKDSGDFGAPQPQVQSVRRIRDMQWHQRGTFHPSN